Part of the Paenibacillus sp. FSL R7-0273 genome is shown below.
TCAAGAAATCGAAACCGCAATGAAACAAGCCAAAAAACGTCGGATGTACGAACGATACCAGACACTATATTTGTATCTACAAGGAACTGAAGTCGAGAAAATTGCCCATATCATCAATCGAAGTCAGAAAACCGTGATCGGTTACATTGGGGCGTATGAAACAGGAGGACTTTCAGGTCTTCAAATGAAATATTCTCCTGGAGCACCCGTTCGACTAACTAAAGAACAACAAGAAAAACTGAAAGAAACCATTGTAAGCTCGGTTCCGCATGATGTAGGTTTTACAGCGCGTCATAACTGGACACTAGAGATCCTTGCAGCCTTAATTAAACGGGAATTTGGCATCAATTACTCGCTTCGCGGGATCTCCAAAATGATGCATCGCCAGGGGCTAAGCTACACCAAACCAACGTATACCTTGGCCGCAGCAGACGAAGAAAAACAACGGATGTTTACAGAAGCTACGTTTCCCGGCTTAAAAAAAGAGTGATCAATGGCGAAATTGACCATTTGCTATTCGAAGACGAATCCATGATTCGAGATTATCAGGCCATTCAGAAAACATGGTTTCTCCGCGGGAAACAACGGATTATTCCGACTACTGGCAAACATCGCGGTGTCAAATTGCTGGCAACCGTTGACTATGAAACAGGCAA
Proteins encoded:
- a CDS encoding IS630 family transposase (programmed frameshift), coding for MGQTASFQEIETAMKQAKKRRMYERYQTLYLYLQGTEVEKIAHIINRSQKTVIGYIGAYETGGLSGLQMKYSPGAPVRLTKEQQEKLKETIVSSVPHDVGFTARHNWTLEILAALIKREFGINYSLRGISKMMHRQGLSYTKPTYTLAAADEEKQRMFTEATFPGLKKVINGEIDHLLFEDESMIRDYQAIQKTWFLRGKQRIIPTTGKHRGVKLLATVDYETGKIVWQEDEQYTAETFLSFLKKVIQEYPTGKIVMVLDNARIHHAKLLTPLLMEMKERLELVFLPPYSPQFNAVEGLWKWLKSDVINNVFYHTVAEIRTNVQQFMEEIMKSPLTIVDRLCVRF